In Nocardioides nitrophenolicus, the genomic window GGATGAGTGGCGGGGGAGGCGGCTCAGGCCGGTAGTAGGGGTCCTGCATCCCGTAGGGGTCATTTGGGTCGTACATCGTGGTTCCTCCTGAATCGGCCGGATCGGGCATGCAGCTATTCGGAGCTCGCGAACTGTCTGCGCCAGCTGCGGATGTGGCTGTAAGCGAGGTCCTCGCGCACCAGGATCGGCAGCCTCGTCCCACGCGGTGCAGCGTCGTACTCAGCGACGATGGCGTGCTTGTACTCGTCGGTGAACCGGCGCCGCATGCGGTCGGACTCTGGTCTGGCCAGCTGGCCCCGCCACTTGCGGATGTGGCTGTAGTCCAGGTCCTCCCGCACGAGGATCGGCAACTTGCTCCCGCGTGGTGCCGCGTCGATGGCCGCAACGATCCGCGCCTTGTACTTGTACGAGAACCTCCGGCGCCTGCGGCGGTCCGTCTTGGTCATCACTGTTCCTTTCAGAGGGTCTTGAGGAAGTGGACGGCAGAGTCCTCGAAGGCACGGCCCTCGTGGATGTACCGCTCCAGCGAGACGAGGCTTCGGTGCCTGGTCTGGTCCTTGATGGCGCTCACCGGCGCGCTGGCTCGGGCTGCCGAGGTGGCAAAGCCGGAGCGGAGTGAGTGAGC contains:
- a CDS encoding transposase codes for the protein MTKTDRRRRRRFSYKYKARIVAAIDAAPRGSKLPILVREDLDYSHIRKWRGQLARPESDRMRRRFTDEYKHAIVAEYDAAPRGTRLPILVREDLAYSHIRSWRRQFASSE